A window of the Dongshaea marina genome harbors these coding sequences:
- a CDS encoding SGNH/GDSL hydrolase family protein — MKKLIVALLFLFSWHLYGAEALQQPGYSRLVIFGDSLSDTGKMYHKMRGWLPSHPPYAEGRFSNGPVWTDDLIKANPGLEVINESEGGATAVAYNHISANPKYRLINNLDYEITQFLQTNSFRRDDLVILWMGPNDYLAYQWDTEYDARRVVQAIFDAVNRITINGGRQVLLFNLPDLGITPSARSEKIADQETRIARYHNQLLQQTLELLANPNVRLFDISGEFQKMLDHPEGYGLNNTKDACYKGGYWWTPFKLSRSLSAQEAHPELTTDELAAIQGNPLLAQGLKPSGTELMLMSKAPLHCEGYLFWDQVHPTHEVHQHIAEHVMDYLKQHYLWLKAG; from the coding sequence ATGAAAAAACTGATTGTCGCTTTGCTGTTTTTATTTTCATGGCATCTTTATGGAGCCGAGGCTTTACAGCAGCCCGGTTACTCACGACTGGTGATCTTTGGAGACAGTCTGTCAGACACAGGTAAGATGTATCACAAGATGCGGGGTTGGTTGCCTTCCCACCCACCTTATGCCGAGGGGCGCTTTTCTAATGGTCCGGTGTGGACCGATGATCTGATCAAAGCGAATCCCGGTCTGGAAGTGATCAATGAGTCGGAGGGGGGCGCGACCGCGGTGGCTTATAATCATATCTCGGCTAACCCTAAGTACCGGCTGATCAACAATCTTGATTATGAAATTACCCAGTTTTTGCAGACCAACAGCTTTCGTCGTGATGATTTGGTGATCCTGTGGATGGGGCCCAATGACTACCTGGCTTACCAGTGGGACACTGAATATGATGCCAGACGAGTGGTGCAGGCGATCTTCGATGCGGTAAATCGGATCACCATCAATGGTGGGCGCCAGGTGCTACTGTTTAACCTTCCTGATCTTGGGATCACCCCCTCCGCCAGGTCGGAGAAGATAGCCGACCAGGAGACCCGGATCGCTCGCTATCATAACCAGTTGCTTCAGCAAACCCTGGAGTTACTAGCCAATCCGAATGTCCGGTTGTTTGATATCAGTGGTGAGTTCCAAAAAATGCTGGATCACCCCGAAGGTTACGGGCTGAATAATACCAAAGATGCCTGCTACAAGGGCGGCTACTGGTGGACCCCCTTTAAGCTTTCACGCAGCCTGAGTGCACAAGAAGCCCACCCTGAATTAACCACGGATGAGTTGGCGGCGATTCAGGGAAACCCACTGTTGGCCCAGGGGCTCAAACCTTCCGGGACCGAGTTGATGCTGATGTCCAAGGCGCCCTTACACTGTGAGGGATATCTGTTCTGGGATCAGGTGCATCCAACTCATGAGGTTCATCAGCATATTGCCGAGCATGTGATGGATTATCTTAAACAGCATTATTTATGGTTGAAGGCGGGGTGA
- a CDS encoding substrate-binding periplasmic protein encodes MWKSILVALVALFVTSASQAKTVTISVGEWAPFISKSLKDNGFMAYLFTQAFAEAGDEAKISFLPWKRAFEEAKKAKFDASAGWIKNPEREKDFYYSDTVYTGKQVFFHRVGETISWDELSDLGKYRFGGVVGYAYGPLDPLIKDGTIKMKLTSAQKSNLQKLLKKRLDVVPIAKAVGFDLINQMKLQGKIVASEKAFTESKYHLIVSKKLPGAEELVKRFNAGLKKLRDSGKYDQILKDAQAGKFVK; translated from the coding sequence ATGTGGAAATCGATACTGGTGGCACTGGTTGCCTTGTTTGTAACTTCAGCGTCTCAGGCCAAAACTGTGACCATTTCGGTGGGGGAGTGGGCACCTTTCATATCTAAGAGCCTGAAAGATAATGGCTTTATGGCTTATCTGTTTACTCAGGCTTTTGCTGAAGCAGGAGATGAGGCCAAGATCAGTTTCCTGCCCTGGAAGCGAGCCTTTGAGGAGGCAAAAAAGGCCAAATTTGATGCTTCGGCGGGCTGGATAAAAAATCCTGAGCGGGAGAAGGATTTCTATTACTCAGATACGGTTTATACGGGCAAGCAGGTCTTTTTCCACCGGGTTGGAGAGACCATTAGCTGGGATGAGCTAAGTGACCTGGGTAAGTATCGCTTTGGTGGTGTTGTGGGTTACGCCTATGGTCCGCTGGATCCGCTGATCAAAGATGGCACCATTAAGATGAAGCTGACATCGGCGCAGAAGAGTAATCTGCAGAAGCTGCTGAAAAAGCGTCTGGATGTGGTTCCTATCGCCAAAGCAGTGGGATTTGATCTGATTAACCAGATGAAGCTACAGGGTAAGATTGTGGCTTCAGAGAAGGCCTTTACTGAGTCAAAATATCACCTGATCGTCTCCAAGAAGCTGCCGGGTGCCGAGGAGCTAGTGAAGCGCTTCAACGCAGGCCTTAAGAAGCTCAGGGATAGTGGTAAATATGATCAGATTTTAAAAGATGCCCAGGCGGGTAAATTTGTGAAATAG
- a CDS encoding DoxX family protein, translating into MLNLYCKLSRWLEVWGATLVLLLARLWVASVFLKAGYLKFTSWSSTLYLFEYEYQVPFLPWEWAAYLGTATELIVPLFLVAGLFTRIFAVILFAFNAIAVISYPVLWEKGFYDHQLWGWMILTLIIWGGGKFTLDRLLCRWCCKSKCSDSQECS; encoded by the coding sequence ATGCTAAACCTCTATTGCAAACTCAGCCGATGGCTTGAAGTCTGGGGAGCGACCCTGGTCTTGCTATTAGCTCGCCTGTGGGTTGCATCTGTATTCCTAAAGGCCGGTTACCTGAAATTTACCAGCTGGAGTTCAACCCTCTATCTGTTCGAATATGAGTACCAGGTCCCCTTTCTTCCCTGGGAGTGGGCCGCTTATCTGGGAACCGCCACCGAGCTCATCGTGCCCCTGTTTCTGGTCGCTGGCCTGTTTACCCGGATCTTCGCGGTGATCCTGTTTGCCTTTAATGCCATCGCCGTCATCTCCTACCCAGTGCTATGGGAGAAAGGCTTCTATGATCACCAGCTCTGGGGCTGGATGATCCTGACTCTCATCATCTGGGGAGGTGGTAAGTTTACCCTGGATCGCCTGCTGTGCCGCTGGTGTTGCAAATCGAAATGCAGCGACTCTCAGGAGTGCAGTTAA
- a CDS encoding HvfC/BufC family peptide modification chaperone, with the protein MQLEQLQLEFAASLLDHASHISSRLGYPESRQQELLEVYRGNFIISLTEVLQASYPATQTMVGDEFFEAAARQFILQTPLEEGSVTHFGEGFGQFIATLPGLRDMPWLPELARLEWQLDAMSLAELPIGDFPIQQLAQVKPQDYPKLKFHLSPACQLFSSTYGVASVWKMAKLDETLEVQLNEACHLMLVKQRDFRVLFISLNDTEFSLLQGFSSQQPLGAIEQADELERYLPRFVELGYLSGFSI; encoded by the coding sequence ATGCAGCTTGAACAGTTACAACTAGAGTTTGCAGCCTCACTGCTGGATCACGCCTCACACATAAGCTCCCGGCTCGGCTACCCCGAAAGCAGACAACAAGAGCTGCTTGAGGTCTACCGCGGCAACTTTATCATCAGCCTCACCGAGGTGCTGCAGGCCAGCTATCCGGCAACCCAAACCATGGTTGGGGATGAATTTTTTGAAGCCGCGGCTCGCCAGTTCATCCTCCAGACTCCTCTCGAAGAGGGAAGCGTCACCCACTTCGGAGAAGGTTTTGGTCAATTTATCGCCACGCTTCCCGGCCTCAGGGATATGCCCTGGCTCCCGGAGCTGGCTCGTCTGGAGTGGCAACTCGATGCCATGAGTCTTGCCGAGCTGCCCATCGGAGATTTTCCCATCCAACAACTGGCACAGGTCAAACCGCAAGATTATCCAAAGCTCAAGTTTCATCTCAGCCCCGCCTGCCAGCTATTTTCCTCGACTTATGGAGTCGCCAGTGTGTGGAAAATGGCGAAGCTGGATGAAACCCTAGAGGTACAGTTGAATGAAGCATGCCATCTGATGCTGGTTAAACAGCGGGATTTTCGGGTGCTATTTATCTCGCTAAATGATACTGAGTTTAGCCTGCTGCAAGGCTTCTCGAGCCAGCAACCCCTTGGAGCCATAGAACAGGCAGATGAGCTCGAAAGATATCTGCCACGCTTTGTGGAGCTGGGCTATCTCAGCGGATTCTCGATATAA
- the istB gene encoding IS21-like element helper ATPase IstB, producing MTEQLKQQLRELKLSGIRDALERQHQQPGHYQELGFEERLSLLLEQELTDRSQRRIERLIKQARFRLQANLEQLDYRSDRGLHRAQIRSLAEGYWLSLGQTLILTGATGCGKTYLACALGHHFCLQGLGVRYFRFKELLEQLQLAQADGSYRKLMVQLRNTPLLILDDWGLESLNALQRSDLLELIDARHGHGATLIGSQLPLEHWHTMIGESTHADAILDRLVHGAIRVELCGESMRKITAELTDADHSG from the coding sequence ATGACAGAACAACTCAAACAGCAACTTCGGGAGCTGAAACTAAGTGGTATCCGGGATGCCCTGGAAAGGCAACATCAGCAACCCGGGCACTACCAGGAACTCGGGTTCGAAGAGCGACTCAGCCTGCTGCTGGAGCAGGAGCTGACGGATCGGTCTCAGCGGCGGATCGAGCGCCTTATCAAGCAGGCCCGATTCCGGCTGCAGGCAAATCTGGAGCAACTGGATTATCGAAGTGATCGCGGCTTGCATAGAGCCCAGATCCGCTCACTGGCAGAGGGATACTGGCTTAGCCTGGGGCAGACTCTGATCCTGACCGGGGCGACCGGGTGCGGGAAAACCTATCTGGCCTGCGCCCTGGGCCATCACTTCTGTCTGCAGGGACTCGGGGTTCGCTACTTCCGGTTTAAAGAGCTGCTGGAGCAACTGCAGCTGGCTCAGGCTGATGGCAGCTATCGAAAGCTGATGGTTCAGTTGAGAAACACGCCGCTTCTGATCCTCGATGACTGGGGACTGGAGTCGCTGAATGCGCTTCAGCGTAGCGATCTACTGGAGTTAATCGATGCTCGCCATGGTCACGGAGCCACACTGATCGGCAGCCAGCTTCCGCTGGAGCACTGGCACACAATGATCGGTGAATCAACCCATGCGGATGCGATCCTGGATCGTCTGGTTCATGGAGCGATCCGTGTAGAATTATGCGGAGAATCGATGAGAAAAATCACCGCAGAGTTGACGGATGCCGATCACTCAGGGTAA
- a CDS encoding BufA1 family periplasmic bufferin-type metallophore, with amino-acid sequence MKKQLTLVAAITGVLAVGSLTMSAPAIAGKGAMEKCYGVAKAGKNDCATKNSSCAGTSKTNGQKDAFVAVPKGLCNKLVGGSLTPS; translated from the coding sequence ATGAAAAAGCAACTAACTCTCGTCGCGGCAATCACTGGTGTACTGGCTGTCGGATCGCTAACCATGAGCGCACCCGCCATTGCCGGAAAAGGTGCAATGGAAAAATGTTATGGTGTCGCCAAAGCAGGGAAAAATGACTGTGCCACCAAAAACAGCTCATGTGCCGGAACATCCAAAACAAATGGCCAAAAAGATGCCTTTGTTGCTGTGCCCAAAGGCTTATGCAATAAGCTCGTTGGTGGCAGCCTGACTCCTTCTTAA
- a CDS encoding META domain-containing protein: MKKLFVLATAVGAIGLAGCQSSPASMSQPLEGHRFILQKVDGVPFSQTGKKTPFIEFSKDGRVIGSMCNHFFGKSQWNESHLQASELVTTRMICASTALNSAEGVLTQALAKGVDTSFENGVLTLKNADHTLVYKLDSASASK; this comes from the coding sequence ATGAAAAAACTGTTTGTATTGGCCACAGCAGTGGGTGCGATTGGGCTTGCCGGATGCCAAAGCTCGCCAGCCTCCATGAGTCAGCCTCTGGAGGGACATCGTTTTATTCTACAAAAAGTGGATGGTGTGCCTTTTAGCCAGACCGGTAAGAAAACCCCCTTTATTGAGTTTTCTAAAGATGGACGGGTGATTGGAAGCATGTGTAACCATTTCTTTGGCAAGAGCCAATGGAATGAATCTCATCTTCAGGCCAGCGAGCTGGTTACCACCCGGATGATCTGCGCCAGTACGGCGCTCAACAGTGCCGAAGGCGTGTTGACCCAGGCCCTTGCCAAGGGAGTGGACACCTCCTTTGAAAACGGCGTGCTCACCCTGAAAAATGCCGATCATACCCTAGTGTATAAGCTTGATTCTGCATCAGCCTCTAAATAA
- a CDS encoding peptide ABC transporter substrate-binding protein: MYRFALRKDALWSNGEKVRADDFVFAWRRLVDPQFASPGASYLVMAGVKNARQITLGKLSPAKLGIRAIDSHILEIRLDEPVHYFLNMLANPLLFPVPQKVVEQWGDRWTRPEYMVSNGAFSLAQWVVNEKIVLKRNPHYWDNQNTRLDEVTFLPLGSDEAALSRYRAGQLDISNIPHQGENYQTLLRRYPGQVFRAPLLAEEYLAFNLARKPFDDKRVRLALAYAIDRQTLTHKVLGMGERPVYTLTPPTTHQFHPPARDGDTGHRLSGRARPGLCSRLPGLAHSSHSG, encoded by the coding sequence CTGTATCGGTTTGCACTGCGTAAAGATGCACTATGGTCGAATGGTGAAAAGGTTCGGGCGGATGATTTCGTCTTTGCCTGGCGACGCCTCGTCGATCCTCAGTTTGCCTCACCGGGAGCCTCCTATCTGGTGATGGCGGGCGTAAAAAATGCCCGGCAGATTACTCTGGGTAAGCTTTCTCCGGCCAAGCTTGGGATTCGGGCCATCGATTCTCATATCCTGGAGATCCGTCTGGATGAGCCGGTTCATTACTTCCTGAATATGTTAGCCAACCCGCTGCTGTTTCCTGTTCCTCAGAAGGTGGTTGAGCAGTGGGGGGACCGCTGGACACGCCCGGAGTATATGGTGAGTAACGGGGCCTTCAGCTTGGCTCAATGGGTGGTCAATGAGAAAATTGTTTTAAAGCGCAACCCTCATTATTGGGATAATCAAAATACCCGGCTGGATGAGGTCACCTTTCTTCCACTGGGATCGGATGAGGCGGCGTTAAGTCGCTACCGGGCCGGTCAGTTGGATATCTCAAACATCCCCCACCAGGGAGAGAATTACCAGACTCTGCTCAGGAGATATCCTGGGCAGGTGTTCCGGGCGCCCCTGCTCGCCGAGGAGTACCTGGCTTTTAATCTGGCTCGTAAACCCTTTGATGATAAAAGGGTGCGGCTCGCCCTGGCTTATGCGATTGACCGGCAGACTCTGACGCACAAGGTGCTGGGGATGGGAGAGCGCCCGGTTTATACCCTGACCCCACCAACAACCCATCAGTTTCACCCCCCGGCACGGGATGGGGACACTGGACACAGGCTGAGCGGGAGAGCAAGGCCAGGACTCTGCTCAAGGCTGCCGGGTTTAGCTCACAGCAGCCACTCAGGGTGA
- the treC gene encoding alpha,alpha-phosphotrehalase, translated as MTSQRQWWHSSTIYQIYPRSFCDSGSKGHGDIKGITSRLDYLKQLGIGTVWLCPIYRSPQIDNGYDISDYYQIEPAYGTMADFDELLRRCHSLGLRLIMDIVINHTSTEHPWFQKALKEPDSPERDFYIWQEGIDGKPPTNWQSKFGGSAWQYDEASKQYYLHLFAKEQADLNWENPKLREQVCDVMRFWAKKGVDGFRLDVINLISKDQRFPQETESGPQQDGRRFYTDGPRVHEFLQEANREVFTPFKLMTVGEMSSTTLEQCQRYSDPDSHELSMVFNFHHLKVDYPGGDKWQLAQCDLISLKAIFAHWQQGLHNVGWNALFWCNHDQPRIVSRFGCDGPHRVFSAKMLGTALHMMQGTPFIYQGEEIGMTNPKFKHLEQYQDVETHNIYRLKQSQGTCHQDLMAVIGDRSRDNSRTPMQWDETPNAGFTRGTPWLDVAENFPEINVKRALEDPDSVFYHYQKLIQLRRDYPIITEGDYQDLCPEDPKSWCYLRQYQEQKLLVINNFSANPIDWQLPQSLPQTGWQLVCANYPGSPEPSSAMTLRPYESLVFLNNGEK; from the coding sequence ATGACATCCCAACGCCAATGGTGGCACAGCAGCACCATCTATCAGATCTATCCCAGAAGTTTCTGTGATTCAGGCAGCAAGGGACATGGTGATATCAAGGGGATCACCTCCAGGCTCGACTATCTCAAACAGCTTGGAATAGGAACCGTGTGGCTCTGCCCTATCTATCGCTCCCCACAGATAGATAATGGCTATGATATCTCTGACTACTATCAGATCGAGCCCGCTTACGGCACCATGGCCGATTTTGATGAGCTGCTGAGGCGCTGTCATAGTCTCGGGCTACGTCTCATCATGGATATCGTCATCAATCACACCTCGACCGAGCACCCCTGGTTTCAAAAGGCCCTGAAAGAGCCGGACAGCCCAGAGCGAGACTTCTATATCTGGCAAGAGGGGATTGATGGCAAGCCTCCAACCAACTGGCAATCCAAGTTTGGCGGCAGTGCCTGGCAATATGACGAAGCAAGCAAGCAGTACTACCTGCATCTGTTTGCAAAAGAGCAGGCCGATCTCAATTGGGAAAACCCGAAACTGCGTGAACAAGTCTGCGATGTGATGCGCTTTTGGGCTAAAAAAGGGGTAGATGGATTCCGACTGGATGTGATCAATCTCATCTCAAAAGATCAGCGCTTTCCCCAGGAGACGGAGAGTGGTCCACAACAGGATGGACGCCGATTTTATACCGATGGCCCCAGGGTGCACGAGTTTCTTCAGGAGGCTAACCGGGAGGTCTTTACCCCCTTCAAGCTGATGACCGTTGGAGAGATGTCCTCCACCACTTTGGAACAGTGCCAGCGTTACTCGGATCCGGATAGCCATGAGCTATCCATGGTGTTTAACTTCCATCATCTCAAGGTGGATTATCCCGGCGGGGACAAATGGCAGCTCGCACAGTGCGATCTCATATCTCTCAAGGCGATATTCGCCCACTGGCAACAAGGATTACATAATGTTGGCTGGAACGCCCTGTTCTGGTGTAACCATGATCAACCCCGCATAGTGTCACGCTTTGGCTGTGATGGTCCCCACAGAGTGTTTTCAGCAAAAATGCTTGGGACCGCCCTGCACATGATGCAAGGAACCCCCTTCATCTACCAGGGGGAGGAGATCGGCATGACCAATCCAAAATTCAAGCACCTTGAGCAGTACCAGGATGTGGAAACCCACAATATCTATCGGCTCAAGCAAAGTCAGGGAACCTGTCACCAGGATCTGATGGCGGTGATTGGCGACCGCTCCCGGGACAATAGCCGCACCCCGATGCAGTGGGATGAGACTCCCAATGCAGGCTTCACCCGAGGAACTCCCTGGTTAGATGTGGCCGAAAACTTCCCCGAGATCAATGTAAAGCGAGCCCTCGAAGATCCTGACTCTGTCTTTTACCACTACCAGAAGCTGATCCAGCTTCGCCGGGACTATCCGATCATCACCGAGGGAGATTATCAGGATCTCTGCCCGGAAGATCCCAAGAGCTGGTGCTACCTGCGCCAGTACCAGGAGCAAAAATTATTGGTCATCAATAACTTCAGCGCCAATCCCATCGACTGGCAGCTTCCACAGAGTCTCCCGCAAACCGGCTGGCAACTTGTATGTGCAAATTACCCCGGCTCCCCTGAGCCAAGTTCGGCCATGACCCTCAGGCCTTATGAGTCGCTGGTATTCCTGAATAACGGCGAAAAATAG
- a CDS encoding AMP-binding protein — MKNTKPIFIDISKWADIKPQDVAVDYCGSTLTYSELEYRSNMLAQYLILRYPAHQKGNVAVYLEPGLMVPVVLLAILKSGFAYIPLSDFQPKERINKILADSSAFLVISTEKLIKDKKIDTLYTPSLILENVDFNKIDVCNRLPEVSINDLAYILYTSGSTGIPKGVAIEHENLSYYLDCFNNDLWSETKSILPLTSSLSFAAAVAQLYAPLLRGDTLYILPKNILNKPEEICSWYQKHSNASIYCVPTVWDEILQYVKNNSAYNYLPKTIFLSGESVPFELKERTFSQIPGVRIFNLYGPTEATANGSFSELEILKPVTLGKALSGSEICILDRNNLPVSDGEVGEICIVGKGVARGYLHNEELNAQRFFDSDKGRGHRTGDLGKFNLDGDLIYMGRMDRQIKIHGVRIDPGEIEGILIQHPDMKKVVVRAISSSHGKLKLVAYLITKDKSPTVNEIRDFMKLRIPQSMMPNHFAYIDKLPKLPNGKLDEGRLPLPNLERPELSYPLSKPSNDIERELVDIWQQVLNFSDLGVDDNFFDLGGTSLQATKVRQMIRQYLFCTIDYEMFFNNPTPRQLALIIPYYVNDESFIGADFASVNSDSLLSSQQYYFLTLDQISMSPAAYQIAFKISATGSVNVDALEWCIRKVLKYNPVLRTRFNLGEISCTEGGYSIDSVFMTQQSLEHLTTPLDDLNDCQLLSLTEKQVISLDREPPLAIQLLTRNNQEYMLLFKMHHAVFDHDSIAIVFNQFISYYRDYLAGDRSNEPSIKYQYTGYSQWQNNALKHSLYPQEMDFWMESFYDYLRKGADASMFPERVDCIGGNYKIELPDELTQEIRSFSRKHNTTPFVFMLTVFNFLLNSETAYHNIPIGIPVSNRMLYENSSLVGCFVNMITYYDCINPSDDIVTLLEHSKKRVYSILDNQSLPYIDLVREARAKGIYSKLRFPICFNYLSEVTSGIDIDGCTFNYRHIDNNYARFDLMLSVAEGSSMSININYIKDCFSDTEVRILSDKYISILSGVI, encoded by the coding sequence ATGAAAAATACAAAACCTATATTTATAGATATTTCTAAGTGGGCAGATATAAAGCCTCAAGATGTAGCCGTTGATTACTGTGGAAGCACATTGACGTATAGCGAATTAGAATATAGATCAAATATGTTGGCGCAATATTTGATATTAAGATATCCCGCTCATCAGAAAGGCAATGTAGCTGTATATTTGGAACCCGGACTAATGGTGCCAGTTGTATTGCTTGCAATACTTAAGTCAGGATTTGCGTATATTCCATTGTCTGATTTTCAGCCCAAGGAAAGAATAAATAAAATTCTAGCCGATTCATCAGCATTCCTAGTTATCTCAACAGAAAAATTAATTAAAGATAAAAAAATAGATACACTTTATACCCCCAGTTTGATCTTAGAAAATGTTGACTTCAATAAAATAGATGTATGCAATAGACTACCAGAAGTATCTATTAATGACCTGGCTTATATTCTGTATACATCAGGATCGACGGGAATACCTAAAGGGGTTGCGATTGAGCATGAGAATTTGAGTTATTATTTGGATTGCTTCAATAATGATCTCTGGTCTGAGACCAAATCGATTTTACCACTTACCTCTTCTCTTAGCTTTGCTGCGGCAGTTGCTCAATTATATGCTCCTCTATTACGTGGAGATACCTTGTATATTTTACCAAAGAACATATTGAATAAACCAGAAGAAATATGCTCCTGGTATCAAAAACATTCAAACGCATCAATATATTGTGTACCTACTGTCTGGGATGAAATATTACAATATGTAAAAAACAATAGTGCCTATAATTATTTACCCAAAACAATATTTCTATCTGGTGAGAGCGTACCTTTTGAACTAAAGGAACGAACTTTTTCTCAGATACCAGGTGTCAGGATATTCAATTTATATGGCCCGACAGAAGCAACGGCTAATGGATCATTTTCAGAGCTTGAAATATTAAAGCCTGTCACTCTAGGGAAGGCCTTAAGTGGAAGTGAGATTTGTATTTTAGATCGCAATAACCTTCCTGTATCAGATGGTGAGGTCGGTGAGATATGTATTGTTGGTAAAGGTGTAGCTCGTGGATATTTACATAATGAAGAGCTCAATGCGCAACGTTTTTTTGATAGCGATAAAGGAAGGGGGCATCGTACAGGAGATCTAGGTAAATTTAACCTTGATGGTGATCTGATATATATGGGTAGGATGGATAGACAGATTAAGATTCATGGGGTTAGAATTGATCCTGGCGAGATTGAGGGTATTCTAATTCAACATCCAGATATGAAAAAAGTAGTAGTAAGAGCAATTTCATCAAGCCATGGAAAGTTAAAGTTAGTAGCCTATTTAATTACTAAAGATAAATCGCCAACTGTAAATGAGATTAGAGATTTCATGAAACTGAGAATCCCTCAATCCATGATGCCTAATCACTTTGCTTATATTGACAAGTTACCTAAGTTGCCAAATGGAAAGTTGGATGAGGGAAGATTACCATTACCGAACTTAGAGCGGCCTGAGCTAAGTTATCCATTGAGCAAACCTTCAAATGATATTGAAAGAGAACTAGTAGATATTTGGCAGCAAGTATTGAATTTTAGTGATTTAGGTGTAGATGATAATTTTTTTGACCTTGGAGGTACTTCACTACAAGCAACTAAGGTCAGGCAGATGATTCGTCAATATTTATTTTGTACGATTGATTATGAGATGTTTTTCAATAACCCCACACCGCGTCAATTGGCGTTGATTATCCCTTATTATGTGAATGACGAGAGCTTCATTGGAGCCGATTTTGCTTCAGTTAATTCTGATTCTCTCCTATCTTCTCAGCAGTATTATTTTCTTACCTTAGATCAAATTAGTATGTCTCCTGCTGCGTATCAAATAGCATTTAAAATCAGCGCAACAGGTTCAGTGAATGTTGATGCCTTGGAGTGGTGCATAAGGAAAGTACTCAAGTACAACCCCGTACTAAGAACCCGGTTTAATTTGGGTGAAATATCTTGCACAGAAGGAGGATACTCTATTGACTCTGTTTTCATGACACAACAATCATTAGAACATCTTACAACTCCTTTAGATGATCTGAATGATTGCCAATTATTGAGTCTGACGGAAAAACAAGTTATTAGCTTAGATCGAGAGCCGCCTCTTGCTATTCAATTGTTAACTCGAAACAATCAAGAGTACATGCTATTATTCAAAATGCATCATGCTGTTTTTGATCATGATTCAATAGCGATAGTCTTTAATCAGTTTATTAGTTACTATCGCGATTATTTAGCTGGCGATCGTAGTAATGAGCCTTCCATTAAGTACCAATATACAGGATATAGCCAATGGCAGAATAATGCATTAAAACATTCACTGTATCCACAAGAAATGGATTTTTGGATGGAATCTTTCTACGATTATTTACGAAAAGGAGCCGATGCATCTATGTTCCCTGAAAGAGTTGACTGTATCGGAGGGAACTACAAAATTGAATTGCCGGATGAACTAACACAAGAGATTCGAAGCTTTTCAAGGAAACATAATACAACACCATTTGTCTTTATGTTAACAGTATTCAATTTTTTACTAAACTCAGAGACAGCCTACCATAATATACCAATTGGCATACCAGTTTCAAATAGAATGCTTTATGAGAACTCTTCATTAGTTGGGTGTTTTGTCAATATGATTACTTACTATGACTGTATAAATCCATCAGATGATATAGTTACCTTGCTTGAGCATAGTAAGAAGAGGGTTTATTCAATATTAGATAATCAGAGTCTGCCATATATTGATTTAGTTCGCGAGGCACGCGCTAAAGGTATTTATAGTAAACTGAGGTTCCCTATTTGCTTTAATTATCTATCTGAGGTTACTTCAGGTATTGATATAGATGGTTGCACTTTTAATTATCGACACATAGATAATAATTATGCTCGGTTTGATTTGATGCTGTCAGTGGCTGAAGGCTCTTCAATGTCTATTAATATAAATTATATTAAAGATTGCTTTAGTGATACAGAAGTACGCATATTGTCTGATAAGTATATATCTATATTGTCAGGTGTTATTTAG